Proteins from a single region of Streptomyces vinaceus:
- a CDS encoding enoyl-CoA hydratase/isomerase family protein, giving the protein MTLSLEVSEGVGTLRLDRPPMNALDIATQDRLRELAVEATDRADVRAVIIYGGEKVFAAGADIKEMQTMDHAAMVARSRALQDAFTAVARIPKPVVAAVTGYALGGGCELALCADYRIAADNAKLGQPEILLGLIPGAGGTQRLSRLIGPSKAKDLIFTGRMVKADEALALGLVDRVVPAAEVYEQAHAWAAKLAQGPAIALRAAKECVDAGLEADIDTGLTIERNWFAGLFATEDRERGMRSFVEEGPGKAKFV; this is encoded by the coding sequence ATGACCCTCTCTCTCGAAGTCTCCGAAGGCGTCGGCACCCTCCGCCTGGACCGGCCGCCCATGAACGCCCTGGACATCGCCACCCAGGACCGGCTGCGCGAGCTCGCGGTGGAGGCCACCGACCGCGCCGACGTGCGCGCGGTGATCATCTACGGCGGTGAGAAGGTGTTCGCGGCGGGCGCGGACATCAAGGAGATGCAGACGATGGACCACGCGGCGATGGTCGCCCGGTCCCGTGCGCTCCAGGACGCGTTCACCGCCGTGGCGCGGATCCCCAAGCCGGTCGTCGCCGCCGTCACCGGCTACGCCCTCGGCGGGGGCTGCGAGCTCGCACTGTGCGCCGACTACCGGATCGCCGCAGACAACGCGAAGCTCGGCCAGCCCGAGATCCTGCTGGGCCTGATCCCGGGAGCCGGCGGCACCCAGCGGCTGTCCCGGCTGATCGGCCCGTCCAAGGCCAAGGACCTCATCTTCACGGGCCGCATGGTCAAGGCGGACGAGGCCCTGGCCCTCGGCCTCGTGGACCGGGTCGTGCCCGCCGCCGAGGTGTACGAGCAGGCGCACGCCTGGGCCGCCAAGCTGGCCCAGGGTCCGGCGATCGCGCTGCGCGCCGCCAAGGAGTGCGTGGACGCGGGCCTGGAGGCGGACATCGACACCGGCCTGACCATCGAACGCAACTGGTTCGCGGGCCTGTTCGCCACCGAGGACCGGGAGCGCGGTATGCGCAGCTTCGTCGAAGAGGGCCCGGGCAAGGCGAAGTTCGTCTAG
- a CDS encoding choice-of-anchor A family protein translates to MSARNWTLGLAVGAVLAAGVSTALAAGPGAAPGADRAAHPKASVRAALRAPLPDGLGPCVPGRCPDPFPPVDTGTTAKGYDDGVNIFVGGDFRVRERAAEAEGKVVVLGSFDQDKDAQAGQAYNIGVVGAGSLVQPPPGSDFLATGHDVHIATGERLISDGGVVRYAGTAPGPGRVTGPLVHDTDAVAKYAGLRDRLTAASRCYARVDGQPRTPTGTAVNASGTTVFTGDNVSRLQIFNVDFNMVSGGGGGGAGGAIGIRFDRIPADATVLVNVLGTDRTISTYSGAIDDAHSPWNALRTRLLWNFPDATTVRLQGSGQFQGAVLVGEQASQTTVTLPGMNGRFFTTGTLTHTSVDGLGGGQEFHAYPFDGDLPDCAVTPPVPVTGSVSVLKRDETGNPLAGAHFELWHETNGVSGAQFTGADPDTKVADCVTPATGVCARESELGTYYWRETAAPDGYSLPEPNVFPLTLTADNATAGVQFQVNNVKLPPAPTGRVAVRKVDADGSTPLARATFQLWRETNGRAGLQTDGAGGSPDTLVENACVTGADGRCERVVEPGTYHWRETVAPAGYELPAQPVTTVVLTEADVTTGITATVVNTKEEYRGVLEVLKKDAKTKRPLRGAVFEVWKEVNGTAGLQTTGINSDVLVKAGCATDGAGVCTFAYLEQGSYYLRETDVPEGYVLPEDRVTGPLRLDGQTPGHKLVVTVDNRRDDHGKGKDDGGKGRGGGKGGGRG, encoded by the coding sequence ATGTCAGCAAGGAACTGGACCCTCGGGCTCGCGGTCGGGGCCGTACTGGCCGCCGGGGTCTCCACGGCCCTCGCGGCGGGTCCCGGTGCGGCCCCCGGCGCGGACCGGGCCGCCCACCCCAAGGCATCGGTACGGGCCGCCCTGCGCGCCCCGCTGCCGGACGGCCTCGGCCCCTGCGTCCCGGGCCGGTGCCCCGACCCGTTCCCGCCGGTCGACACCGGCACCACGGCCAAGGGTTACGACGACGGCGTCAACATCTTCGTCGGCGGGGACTTCCGGGTCCGCGAACGCGCCGCCGAGGCCGAGGGCAAGGTCGTCGTCCTCGGCAGCTTCGACCAGGACAAGGACGCCCAGGCCGGCCAGGCCTACAACATCGGCGTCGTCGGCGCGGGCTCCCTCGTGCAGCCCCCGCCCGGCTCGGACTTCCTCGCCACCGGCCACGACGTCCACATCGCCACCGGTGAGCGGCTGATCTCCGACGGCGGCGTGGTCCGGTACGCCGGCACCGCGCCCGGACCCGGCCGGGTCACCGGCCCGCTGGTCCACGACACGGACGCCGTGGCCAAGTACGCCGGCCTGCGCGACCGGCTCACCGCCGCCAGCAGGTGCTACGCGCGGGTCGACGGGCAGCCGCGCACCCCCACCGGCACGGCCGTCAACGCCTCCGGGACCACGGTCTTCACCGGGGACAACGTCTCCAGGCTCCAGATCTTCAACGTCGACTTCAACATGGTCTCCGGCGGCGGGGGCGGCGGCGCGGGCGGGGCCATCGGCATCCGCTTCGACCGGATCCCGGCGGACGCCACCGTCCTCGTCAACGTCCTGGGCACCGACCGCACCATCAGCACCTACAGCGGCGCCATCGACGACGCCCACAGCCCCTGGAACGCGCTGCGGACCCGGCTGCTGTGGAACTTCCCGGACGCCACGACCGTCCGCCTCCAGGGCAGCGGACAGTTCCAGGGCGCCGTGCTCGTCGGCGAGCAGGCCTCGCAGACCACGGTCACCCTGCCCGGCATGAACGGCCGCTTCTTCACCACCGGCACCCTCACCCACACCAGCGTGGACGGTCTCGGCGGCGGCCAGGAGTTCCACGCGTACCCCTTCGACGGCGACCTGCCCGACTGCGCCGTGACCCCGCCCGTACCCGTGACCGGATCGGTCTCCGTCCTCAAGCGGGACGAGACGGGCAATCCGCTGGCCGGCGCGCACTTCGAGCTGTGGCACGAGACCAACGGGGTGAGCGGCGCCCAGTTCACCGGGGCGGACCCCGACACCAAGGTCGCCGACTGCGTCACCCCGGCCACCGGCGTCTGCGCCCGGGAGTCGGAGCTCGGCACCTACTACTGGCGCGAGACGGCCGCCCCCGACGGGTACTCGCTGCCGGAGCCGAACGTCTTCCCGCTGACGCTGACCGCCGACAACGCCACGGCGGGCGTGCAGTTCCAGGTGAACAACGTGAAGCTGCCTCCGGCGCCCACCGGCCGGGTCGCCGTCCGCAAGGTCGACGCCGACGGCAGCACCCCGCTCGCCCGCGCCACCTTCCAGCTGTGGCGCGAGACCAACGGCCGGGCCGGCCTCCAGACGGACGGCGCCGGCGGCTCCCCGGACACGCTCGTGGAGAACGCGTGCGTCACCGGGGCCGACGGCCGGTGCGAGCGGGTGGTGGAGCCCGGCACGTACCACTGGCGCGAGACCGTCGCCCCCGCCGGCTACGAGCTGCCCGCGCAGCCGGTGACCACGGTGGTCCTCACCGAGGCGGACGTGACCACCGGGATCACGGCCACGGTCGTCAACACCAAGGAGGAGTACCGCGGGGTGCTGGAGGTCCTGAAGAAGGACGCCAAGACCAAGCGGCCGCTGCGCGGAGCGGTGTTCGAGGTCTGGAAGGAGGTCAACGGGACCGCGGGCCTGCAGACCACCGGCATCAACTCCGACGTCCTGGTCAAGGCGGGCTGCGCCACCGACGGCGCGGGCGTCTGCACCTTCGCGTACCTGGAGCAGGGCTCGTACTACCTGCGGGAGACGGACGTGCCCGAGGGGTACGTGCTGCCCGAGGACCGGGTGACCGGGCCGCTGCGCCTCGACGGGCAGACCCCGGGCCACAAGCTGGTGGTCACGGTCGACAACCGGCGTGACGACCACGGCAAGGGCAAGGACGACGGGGGCAAGGGCAGGGGCGGCGGCAAGGGCGGCGGCCGCGGCTGA
- a CDS encoding PadR family transcriptional regulator, whose product MSLPHAILTALLEKPSSGLELTRRFDKSIGYFWSATHQQIYRELGRLEEAGLIRELPSEVPVRGQKKQYEVLDAGSAELARWVGESQDPKAVRDPLLLRIRAAAVVGPQGLAGELRRHLELHRRQLAVYEAIEEKDFPPGRDSDEDRLRRLVLHGGVGLETFWLRWLEEALAEVEDMT is encoded by the coding sequence ATGTCGCTGCCGCACGCCATCCTCACCGCCCTGCTGGAGAAGCCCTCGTCGGGGCTGGAGCTGACGCGCCGGTTCGACAAGTCGATCGGGTACTTCTGGTCCGCGACGCACCAGCAGATCTACCGCGAGCTCGGCCGGCTGGAGGAGGCCGGGCTGATCCGGGAGCTGCCCAGCGAGGTGCCCGTACGGGGGCAGAAGAAGCAGTACGAGGTGCTGGACGCCGGCAGTGCGGAGCTCGCGCGGTGGGTCGGCGAGAGCCAGGATCCGAAGGCCGTCCGGGATCCGCTGCTGCTGCGGATCCGGGCTGCGGCCGTCGTCGGCCCGCAGGGGCTCGCCGGGGAGCTGCGGCGCCATCTGGAGCTGCACCGGCGGCAGCTGGCGGTCTACGAGGCCATCGAGGAGAAGGACTTCCCGCCGGGGCGGGACTCCGACGAGGACCGGCTGCGCCGGCTCGTCCTGCACGGCGGCGTCGGGCTGGAGACGTTCTGGCTGCGCTGGCTGGAGGAGGCCCTGGCCGAGGTCGAGGACATGACCTGA
- a CDS encoding L,D-transpeptidase: MTRRAAAGLAAAAAMAGLLGGLAGCTASGGSPVEIQLPGKPRSPEEAIRITPEDNAKGVPAEGPLTVRVPEGRLERVVVTKVEDAQEERVPGSIAPDGLSWSPDTEGGRLALAAKYTVDAVALDGHNRRQARHTTFTTYVPEERFIGYFKPENRSTVGTGMIVSFNFNRSIANRADVERAITVTSKPPVQVVGHWFGKERLDFRPRTYWKPGTEVTVTMNLRDVQGAPGSYGIQDKTVTFTVGRSQVSLVDAEAHTMEVRRDGKLVQTLPISAGAPKNTTYNGKMVVLEMFDVTRMNGQTVGFGGEYDIPDVPHAMRLTTSGTFLHGNYWASPDTFGSSNTSHGCVGLRDDKGGGSDTPAGWFFDRTLVGDVVEVVNSQDKTVAPNNGLGGWNMSWADWVAGSAIT; this comes from the coding sequence CTGACGAGGCGGGCGGCGGCCGGCTTGGCCGCCGCAGCGGCGATGGCGGGCCTGCTGGGCGGCCTGGCCGGATGCACCGCGAGCGGCGGTTCCCCCGTCGAGATCCAGCTCCCCGGCAAGCCCCGGTCGCCCGAGGAGGCCATCCGCATCACCCCCGAGGACAACGCCAAGGGGGTTCCGGCCGAGGGCCCGCTGACCGTCAGAGTGCCCGAGGGCCGGCTCGAACGGGTGGTGGTCACCAAGGTCGAGGACGCCCAGGAGGAGCGCGTGCCCGGCTCCATCGCCCCCGACGGGCTCAGCTGGAGCCCCGACACCGAGGGCGGACGGCTCGCGCTCGCCGCCAAGTACACCGTGGACGCGGTCGCCCTCGACGGCCACAACCGCCGCCAGGCCCGGCACACCACCTTCACCACCTACGTCCCCGAGGAGCGGTTCATCGGCTACTTCAAGCCCGAGAACCGCTCCACCGTCGGCACCGGCATGATCGTCTCCTTCAACTTCAACCGGTCGATCGCCAACCGCGCCGACGTGGAGCGGGCCATCACCGTCACCTCCAAACCCCCGGTGCAGGTCGTCGGCCACTGGTTCGGCAAGGAGCGCCTCGACTTCCGGCCCAGGACGTACTGGAAGCCGGGCACCGAGGTCACCGTCACCATGAACCTGCGGGACGTGCAGGGCGCGCCCGGCTCGTACGGCATCCAGGACAAGACCGTCACCTTCACGGTCGGCCGCTCCCAGGTCTCCCTCGTGGACGCGGAGGCCCACACGATGGAGGTCCGCCGCGACGGGAAACTGGTCCAGACCCTCCCGATCAGCGCCGGAGCCCCCAAGAACACCACCTACAACGGGAAGATGGTGGTGCTGGAGATGTTCGACGTGACCCGGATGAACGGCCAGACCGTCGGGTTCGGCGGCGAGTACGACATCCCCGACGTCCCGCACGCCATGCGGCTCACCACCTCCGGGACCTTCCTGCACGGGAACTACTGGGCCAGCCCCGACACCTTCGGCTCCAGCAACACGAGCCACGGCTGCGTGGGACTGCGCGACGACAAGGGGGGCGGCTCGGACACCCCTGCCGGCTGGTTCTTCGACCGGACCCTGGTCGGGGACGTGGTCGAGGTCGTGAACTCGCAGGACAAGACGGTGGCCCCGAACAACGGGCTCGGCGGCTGGAACATGTCCTGGGCGGACTGGGTCGCGGGCTCGGCCATCACCTGA
- a CDS encoding polysaccharide deacetylase family protein, with translation MLCYPDRRSALRAGAAAAVGALTAACGTGSRTPAGPPAEPASATPAPVRAAAAPRRFPDQPDEIAHGPRDRPRVALTFHGNGDPAIARAVLSEAERAGARVTVLAIGSWLDAHPDMARRVLDGGHELGNHTQRHLAINDMPEAEAYAEITGCAQRLKRLTGSIGTWFRPSQTQYATPLVKELARRAGYPHVLSYDVDSLDFTSPGAAAVIRTVTGTIHGGSVVSLHFGYADTVDAMPPLLEELARRKLRAVTTTELLTS, from the coding sequence GTGCTCTGCTACCCGGACCGCCGATCCGCCCTCCGTGCCGGGGCCGCGGCCGCCGTCGGCGCCCTCACCGCCGCCTGCGGCACGGGCTCCCGTACGCCCGCCGGCCCGCCCGCCGAGCCCGCCTCGGCCACACCCGCCCCCGTCCGGGCCGCGGCCGCCCCGCGCCGGTTCCCCGACCAGCCCGACGAGATCGCGCACGGTCCGCGCGACCGCCCCCGCGTCGCCCTCACCTTCCACGGCAACGGGGACCCCGCCATCGCCCGGGCCGTACTGAGCGAGGCCGAGAGGGCGGGCGCGCGGGTCACCGTACTGGCGATCGGCAGCTGGCTCGACGCCCACCCGGACATGGCCCGCCGGGTGCTCGACGGCGGCCACGAACTCGGCAACCACACCCAGCGCCACCTCGCGATCAACGACATGCCGGAGGCGGAGGCCTACGCCGAGATCACCGGCTGCGCCCAGCGGCTCAAGCGGCTCACCGGCTCCATCGGCACCTGGTTCCGGCCCTCCCAGACCCAGTACGCCACCCCGCTGGTCAAGGAGCTGGCCCGGCGGGCGGGCTACCCGCACGTCCTCTCGTACGACGTGGACTCCCTCGACTTCACCTCTCCCGGCGCCGCGGCCGTCATCCGCACCGTCACCGGGACGATCCACGGCGGATCGGTGGTGAGCCTGCACTTCGGCTACGCGGACACGGTCGACGCGATGCCGCCCCTCCTCGAAGAACTCGCGCGCCGCAAGCTGCGCGCGGTGACCACCACGGAGCTGCTGACCTCATGA
- a CDS encoding ATP-binding protein, with protein MAGLEGVEQPRQRSSASAVRLTAALEDEQGLKALELYGNPAVAEVNLPSMPESASTARRLARYVVIRFWGFSPQVSEHTVLLVSELVGNAVRHTGARSFGLRMHRRRGWIRVEVRDPSRGLPCLMPVHELDTTGRGLFLVDKLSDRWGADLLPRGKFTWFEMRVADR; from the coding sequence ATGGCGGGCCTGGAGGGTGTGGAACAGCCGCGGCAGCGCAGCAGCGCTTCCGCCGTGCGGCTGACGGCGGCTCTTGAGGACGAACAGGGTCTCAAGGCACTGGAGTTGTACGGGAATCCGGCTGTGGCGGAAGTGAACCTGCCGTCCATGCCGGAGTCGGCGAGCACCGCACGCCGTCTCGCCCGCTACGTGGTGATCCGGTTCTGGGGCTTCTCCCCGCAGGTGTCCGAGCACACCGTCCTGCTGGTCTCCGAGCTCGTCGGCAACGCGGTGCGCCATACCGGCGCCCGGTCGTTCGGCTTACGGATGCACCGGCGGCGGGGCTGGATCCGGGTCGAGGTGCGCGACCCCTCGCGCGGTCTGCCCTGCCTGATGCCGGTCCACGAGCTGGACACCACCGGGCGGGGGCTCTTCCTCGTCGACAAGCTCTCCGACCGCTGGGGCGCCGACCTGCTGCCCCGGGGCAAGTTCACCTGGTTCGAGATGAGGGTGGCCGACCGCTGA
- a CDS encoding L,D-transpeptidase family protein, which produces MTVTAGASVPPSAIRGAAAAALAAAVLALCAPVPAHAAAAAAPEPACTAGTGPYQRELEAHLGRPVDGTQSPADCAAVRAFQSANGITPADGYPGLATYRTMVAVAARAEPNAAGDCPVRTGRVTCVDLDRQLLWVQRGSGVVFPPVPVRTGRDDQETRPGWHEIYWRSKDHVSTLYDNAPMPYAQFFDGGQALHGRPGDLYAHGGSAGCVNLSVPDAERLWNLLEEGDAVYVWGTKPGTED; this is translated from the coding sequence ATGACCGTCACCGCAGGCGCATCCGTACCCCCGTCCGCGATACGCGGCGCGGCCGCGGCCGCCTTGGCCGCCGCCGTACTCGCGCTCTGCGCGCCGGTCCCGGCCCACGCGGCCGCGGCGGCCGCCCCCGAGCCCGCGTGCACCGCCGGAACCGGGCCCTACCAGCGCGAGCTGGAGGCCCACCTCGGGCGCCCGGTGGACGGGACGCAGTCCCCGGCGGACTGCGCTGCCGTCCGCGCCTTCCAGAGCGCCAACGGCATCACCCCCGCCGACGGTTACCCGGGCCTCGCCACCTACCGCACGATGGTGGCGGTGGCCGCCCGCGCCGAGCCCAACGCCGCCGGGGACTGCCCCGTCCGCACCGGCCGGGTGACCTGCGTGGACCTCGACCGGCAGCTGCTGTGGGTGCAGCGCGGCAGCGGCGTCGTCTTCCCGCCCGTGCCCGTCCGCACCGGCCGCGACGACCAGGAGACCCGCCCGGGCTGGCACGAGATCTACTGGCGCAGCAAGGACCACGTGTCCACGCTGTACGACAACGCCCCCATGCCGTACGCCCAGTTCTTCGACGGGGGGCAGGCCCTGCACGGCCGCCCCGGCGACCTCTACGCGCACGGCGGTTCGGCCGGCTGCGTCAACCTCTCCGTCCCGGACGCCGAACGCCTGTGGAACCTGCTGGAGGAGGGCGACGCCGTCTACGTCTGGGGCACCAAACCCGGTACGGAGGACTGA
- a CDS encoding L,D-transpeptidase → MQPIRGRARRTGLPALLLGAALLLTSACSGGGNTGGGGGDNGGGGGGGKTGTEASKAVVNVKPDDGAKEVATSGILKITSTGGKLTTVTVADTKGNAVDGKLADDGASWEPARNLAAATEYKVHAVAKDEAGRESAKDTTFTTLTPTNTFVGHYTPEDGETVGVGMPVSFNFTRGITNTEAVEKAITVTAEPSVPVEGHWFGNDRLDFRPEKYWAAGTKVTVKIALDGVEGRPGVYGKQTRTVTFTIGRSQVSTVDASEHTMQVVRDGQVLKNLPITAGAPSTTTYNGQMVISEKYKVTRMNGATVGFGGEYDISDVPHAMRLSQSGTFVHGNYWASSGTFGSENVSHGCVGLKDVRGAGDGNQPAAWFFNESLIGDVVIVKNSKDKQIAPDNGLNGWNMDWAEWIK, encoded by the coding sequence CTGCAGCCGATACGCGGCCGCGCCCGCCGCACCGGCCTGCCGGCCCTCCTGCTCGGAGCGGCGCTGCTGCTCACCAGCGCGTGCAGCGGAGGCGGCAACACGGGTGGGGGAGGCGGCGACAACGGCGGCGGCGGTGGCGGCGGCAAGACCGGTACCGAGGCGTCCAAGGCCGTCGTCAACGTGAAGCCGGACGACGGTGCCAAGGAGGTCGCCACCAGCGGCATCCTGAAGATAACCAGCACCGGCGGCAAGCTCACCACGGTGACCGTCGCCGACACCAAGGGCAACGCCGTCGACGGCAAGCTGGCCGATGACGGTGCGAGCTGGGAGCCCGCCCGCAACCTGGCCGCCGCCACCGAGTACAAGGTGCACGCGGTCGCCAAGGACGAGGCCGGCCGGGAGTCCGCCAAGGACACCACCTTCACGACCCTGACCCCGACCAACACCTTCGTCGGCCACTACACGCCCGAGGACGGCGAGACCGTCGGCGTGGGCATGCCGGTGTCGTTCAACTTCACCCGCGGCATCACCAACACCGAGGCCGTCGAGAAGGCCATCACGGTGACGGCCGAGCCCTCCGTGCCGGTCGAGGGCCACTGGTTCGGCAACGACCGCCTCGACTTCCGCCCCGAGAAGTACTGGGCCGCGGGTACCAAGGTCACCGTGAAGATCGCCCTCGACGGGGTCGAAGGCCGCCCCGGCGTCTACGGCAAGCAGACCCGCACCGTCACCTTCACCATCGGCCGCTCGCAGGTCTCCACGGTCGACGCGAGCGAGCACACGATGCAGGTCGTCCGTGACGGCCAGGTGCTCAAGAACCTCCCGATCACCGCGGGCGCCCCGTCGACGACCACGTACAACGGTCAGATGGTCATCAGCGAGAAGTACAAGGTGACCCGGATGAACGGCGCGACCGTCGGCTTCGGCGGCGAGTACGACATCTCCGACGTCCCGCACGCCATGCGCCTGTCGCAGTCGGGCACCTTCGTCCACGGCAACTACTGGGCCTCCTCCGGCACGTTCGGCTCCGAGAACGTCAGCCACGGCTGCGTGGGCCTCAAGGACGTCCGCGGCGCGGGAGACGGCAACCAGCCCGCCGCCTGGTTCTTCAACGAGTCGCTCATCGGCGACGTCGTCATCGTGAAGAACTCCAAGGACAAGCAGATCGCCCCGGACAACGGCCTCAACGGCTGGAACATGGACTGGGCGGAGTGGATCAAGTAG
- a CDS encoding EF-hand domain-containing protein, whose product MADIESARATFGKFDADGDGFVTADEYSAAMKAMGDAFVTGAVADAVIAAKDANGDGRMSFDEFWAALNK is encoded by the coding sequence GTGGCTGACATCGAGAGCGCGCGGGCGACGTTCGGCAAGTTCGACGCGGACGGTGACGGCTTCGTCACGGCGGACGAGTACAGCGCGGCCATGAAGGCGATGGGCGACGCGTTCGTCACCGGCGCCGTCGCGGACGCCGTGATCGCCGCCAAGGACGCGAACGGCGACGGCCGCATGAGCTTCGACGAGTTCTGGGCCGCCCTGAACAAGTGA
- a CDS encoding YncE family protein → MTTTRLPRKATALLAGLVLAALAGCGSADKEPAGALGSAAAARQPAPVKAVPAVPPGLAGMPPLLDPKDVYAADRPNNLSPLVKDFPSRVYVPNTTSNTVSVIDPKTYKVIDTIPVGIQPQHVVPSWDMKTLWVNNNRGHTLTPINPATGEAGEPVEVHDPYNLYFTPNGKYAIVMASMDRELVFRDPHTMNRVKTVPVTCFGVNHADFSADGRYFIVSCEFSGELLKVDTERMEVVGQQKLPFEGAMPQDVKVSPDGKTFYVADMMADGMWVLSGDKFDIPKLLPTGKGTHGLYVSRDSREMYISNRGEGSISVFDFKQNKLTKKWELPDGGSPDMGGVSADGKVLWLSGRYNSEVYAIDTTTGQQLAKIRVGGGPHGLAVYPQPGRYSLGHTGIFR, encoded by the coding sequence ATGACGACCACCCGCCTTCCCCGGAAGGCCACCGCGCTGCTCGCCGGTCTGGTCCTCGCCGCCCTGGCCGGCTGCGGATCGGCCGACAAGGAGCCCGCCGGGGCGCTCGGCTCCGCGGCCGCGGCCCGGCAGCCCGCGCCCGTCAAGGCCGTCCCGGCCGTACCACCCGGCCTGGCCGGCATGCCGCCGCTCCTCGACCCGAAGGACGTCTACGCGGCCGACCGGCCGAACAACCTCTCCCCGCTGGTCAAGGACTTCCCGTCGCGCGTCTACGTGCCGAACACCACCTCCAACACGGTGTCCGTCATCGACCCGAAGACGTACAAGGTCATCGACACCATCCCGGTCGGGATCCAGCCCCAGCACGTCGTGCCGTCCTGGGACATGAAGACCCTGTGGGTCAACAACAACCGCGGCCACACGCTCACCCCGATCAACCCGGCCACCGGCGAGGCGGGCGAGCCGGTCGAGGTGCACGACCCGTACAACCTGTACTTCACGCCGAACGGCAAGTACGCCATCGTGATGGCCTCCATGGACCGCGAGCTGGTCTTCCGCGATCCGCACACGATGAACCGGGTGAAGACGGTCCCGGTGACCTGCTTCGGGGTCAACCACGCGGACTTCTCCGCGGACGGCCGCTACTTCATCGTGAGCTGCGAGTTCTCCGGCGAGCTCCTCAAGGTCGACACCGAGAGGATGGAGGTCGTCGGCCAGCAGAAGCTGCCGTTCGAGGGCGCGATGCCGCAGGACGTGAAGGTCTCGCCGGACGGGAAGACCTTCTACGTCGCCGACATGATGGCGGACGGGATGTGGGTGCTCAGCGGGGACAAGTTCGACATCCCCAAGCTGCTGCCCACCGGGAAGGGCACCCACGGCCTGTACGTGAGCCGCGACTCCCGGGAGATGTACATCTCCAACCGGGGCGAGGGCAGCATCTCCGTCTTCGACTTCAAGCAGAACAAGCTGACGAAGAAGTGGGAGCTGCCGGACGGCGGCAGCCCGGACATGGGCGGCGTCTCCGCCGACGGCAAGGTGCTGTGGCTGTCGGGCCGCTACAACTCGGAGGTCTACGCGATCGACACCACGACCGGGCAGCAGCTCGCCAAGATCCGGGTGGGCGGCGGCCCCCACGGCCTGGCCGTCTACCCCCAGCCGGGCCGCTACTCGCTCGGCCACACGGGGATCTTCCGCTAG